In Drosophila ananassae strain 14024-0371.13 chromosome 4 unlocalized genomic scaffold, ASM1763931v2 tig00000071, whole genome shotgun sequence, a genomic segment contains:
- the LOC123257853 gene encoding uncharacterized protein LOC123257853: MRTYNTETSLLDELIDRVSSWPKLLRILAYVLKFIRRTRRKSNTATLTLEEIHDARILYLRHAQDEFQADYKRLLNQQDLGNKSKLRTLSPQIDKHGLLRVGGRLGNSELPADVQHPIIMPKSHRITKLILEHEHRIHLHPGVSALFVIARQRYWVFGARNLIRKITHDCLKCFRQRQHTSHQFMSDLPSVRVRQAFPVANTGCDYAGPITLKVHKGRNPRKEKGYICLFVCLATSALHLELATDLTTDTFLAALRRFISRRGKCSQIVIGKNVLTFEKMHTLLAQTEAVVNSRPLFSTSDTEVNYLSPAHFLIGRPYTTVPEGDLSNVPINRLDYWQQTQAMLQGFWKQWHMEYLTSLQHRPKWMNKSVNMAKDDIVLLKDSHTPPAAWPLGRVIETYPGKDGMVRDCTT; the protein is encoded by the exons ATGAGAACATACAACACTGAAACCTCACTATTGGATGAACTGATCGACCGTGTCTCCTCGTGGCCGAAGCTACTTCGTATTCTCGCCTACGTTCTCAAGTTCATCCGACGCACTCGCAGAAAATCCAACACCGCTACGCTGACACTTGAGGAGATCCATGACGCACGGATCCTGTACCTGCGCCATGCCCAAGACGAATTCCAAGCTGACTACAAGCGACTCCTCAACCAGCAAGATTTGggaaacaaatcaaaattgCGCACCCTCTCACCGCAAATCGACAAACATGGACTCCTGCGAGTGGGTGGCCGCTTAGGTAACTCAGAACTGCCAGCGGATGTGCAGCATCCAATAATTATGCCCAAATCTCATCGCATAACGAAACTCATTCTGGAACATGAGCACCGGATTCACTTACATCCTGGAGTATCGGCGTTATTCGTGATCGCACGCCAACGCTACTGGGTGTTTGGCGCACGCAACCTCATTCGAAAGATCACGCATGACTGTCTAAAATGCTTTAGACAACGGCAACACACATCTCACCAATTCATGTCAGATCTGCCGTCTGTCCGGGTTCGGCAGGCATTTCCGGTTGCAAACACTGGCTGCGACTACGCCGGGCCAATCACCCTCAAGGTCCACAAGGGACGAAATCCACGCAAGGAAAAGGGTTACATCTGCCTATTTGTATGCCTAGCCACTTCTGCCTTGCATTTGGAATTGGCTACAGATCTTACAACCGACACATTCTTGGCGGCACTCAGACGATTCATCTCTCGCCGCGGGAAATGCTCGCAAAT AGTCATTGGCAAGAATGTCCTCACCTTTGAGAAAATGCACACACTTCTCGCCCAAACAGAAGCTGTGGTCAACTCACGTCCACTATTCTCAACTTCGGACACTGAGGTCAACTATCTGTCGCCAGCACATTTCCTCATTGGTCGTCCCTACACGACAGTACCAGAAGGCGATCTATCAAATGTACCAATCAACCGTTTGGATTATTGGCAACAGACTCAAGCTATGCTGCAAGGCTTCTGGAAGCAATGGCACATGGAATATCTTACATCACTCCAGCATCGGCCAAAGTGGATGAACAAATCGGTCAACATGGCCAAGGATGACATCGTGCTCCTTAAGGATTCTCACACCCCGCCAGCAGCATGGCCTCTCGGAAGAGTCATCGAAACGTATCCAGGGAAGGATGGAATGGTCCGCGACTGTACGACTTAG
- the LOC123257852 gene encoding uncharacterized protein LOC123257852 — MEQLKRLKGVRGRLKSSLTKLLHTAENSSASIGVDAVEVLLVRLDKVWNDFELAGDDLSVLDDVEGWVDPADDYDEYEAKYIKARALLFSLKRSQEPTTPTTTRHAEGDSIANNDAISRLVQQQQEFFERLGATSTPTQADAAAPPAFKALYISTVHSKQHLGKIQKYRYLKSFLVDEAASLVRHLPNSEMAYDNAWERLNVRYDRPRQIIHNLLDTFMELPSTGDHGEVSILRSISDGANEVIRALDSIGHMDRDCWVIHLLLNKIDPESRRKWVDASRASNSPKVEEFFKFLDARCEEFELCQSDPVPRQGGNNKKTSRAMVTAALTKCVNCNADGHQLSKCPQFIGHRSSNCSSKYNCQQCGSRHHTLIHTHAMQTIEGQITSTSLSDHKDPDTTSVTASHMSQALLTPTLLSHGQVGRTCTLPTALVHIRNSQGTYTNCRVLLDTGSELSYVSERCIKALGLSRVPGRILISGISSIKADTTRGFSTLTIKSRVSDHSLQVKAHILGKITSTLARENIDASALEIFNGIPLADTEFNSASPIDVLLGTDSVWAILAGNRKLDAQGNIIAISTIFGWVITSIAYQNPSITTSFLSTVDIHATLQRFWEIEDSQITTHHDPENVKVEEHFQTTHSRDSKGRYTVELPFKDADPQFTDTLQGATQRFASVERRLHRDTDLHSRYVQFMQEYISLGHMRQLNPDEILTNDGRVFYMPHHPVLGKKLRVVFDGSFQDSSGQSLNDALNVGPSIQRNLFDVYVRFRLHKYVFSADIIKMFRQIWINKLHRNYQRIVWREHPSAPLLHYQLCTVTYGTAACAPFLAVRVLEQLARDYQHLHPTAARILLEDFYVDDVLTGADTEEKLLQYKQELIQLMSCAQLELGKWISNSNRVVDPETTITNNTSYSPLETTNKVLGIHWQPHTDTLAYKVSLPSEGRITKRQVLSDVSRIFDPLGLLAPVVIQFKILFQELWVLNLVWDSPLPLSLEDWYLKCKHDINTLNELEIPRYIGNSTDTIELHAFSDASIKAYAAAVYSRVTLPDGNIQVTLIAAKTRVAPLKTQSLPRLELCGALLLSRLINSVKAALKNYNVTVYAWCDSTIVLAWLSHIPAKLKTFVANRTAEILSIIPRDHWQHVKSDDNLPN; from the exons ATGGAACAACTCAAACGGCTAAAGGGAGTGAGGGGCCGTCTCAAATCCAGCCTCACCAAACTGCTACACACAGCagaaaactcttccgcatcaaTCGGCGTTGACGCCGTGGAGGTACTGCTAGTCAGGCTCGACAAGGTTTGGAATGATTTCGAACTTGCCGGAGATGATCTGAGCGTGCTTGACGACGTCGAGGGCTGGGTTGATCCTGCGGATGACTACGACGAGTATGAGGCGAAGTACATAAAAGCCCGTGCGCTTTTGTTTTCCCTCAAGCGCTCACAGGAGccgacaacaccaacaacaacgagACATGCAGAAGGAGATTCAATAGCTAACAACGACGCTATTTCTCGCTtagtgcagcaacaacaagagttTTTCGAACGCCTAGGAGCAACTTCAACACCAACCCAGGCTGATGCCGCGGCGCCA CCAGCCTTCAAAGCACTGTACATAAGCACTGTACATAGCAAGCAACATCTGGGTAAGATACAAAAGTACCGCTATCTAAAATCGTTCCTCGTGGACGAGGCTGCAAGTTTGGTACGCCATTTGCCGAATTCTGAGATGGCATATGACAACGCTTGGGAGCGCCTCAACGTGAGATACGATCGACCACGGCAAATTATTCACAACCTGTTGGACACCTTTATGGAGCTACCATCGACTGGAGACCATGGAGAGGTATCCATATTGCGTAGCATATCAGATGGTGCAAATGAGGTCATCCGTGCATTGGACTCAATTGGCCATATGGACCGAGACTGCTGGGTTATCCATTTATTGCTGAACAAAATCGATCCAGAGTCACGCCGCAAATGGGTAGATGCAAGCCGTGCTTCAAATTCACCAAAAGTCGAAGAGTTCTTCAAGTTCCTGGACGCACGATGTGAAGAATTTGAGCTGTGTCAAAGCGATCCTGTACCGAGACAGGGTGGTAACAACAAGAAAACAAGCAGAGCCATGGTAACTGCTGCGCTGACAAAATGCGTGAATTGTAATGCGGATGGGCATCAACTGTCTAAGTGTCCTCAATTCATTG GTCACAGGTCATCAAACTGTAGCTCAAAGTACAACTGTCAGCAGTGTGGCAGCAGAcaccacacactcatacacacgcATGCTATGCAGACCATCGAGGGTCAAATCACATCCACGTCTTTAAGCGATCACAAGGATCCAGACACGACATCGGTGACTGCGAGTCACATGTCACAGGCACTACTCACGCCAACCCTATTGTCACATGGGCAAGTAGGACGAACATGTACTTTGCCAACTGCATTGGTACACATCCGCAACTCTCAAGGCACATACACAAATTGCCGGGTGCTACTCGACACGGGCTCGGAGTTATCATATGTATCGGAACGCTGtattaaggcactgggtcttAGTCGGGTTCCTGGGCGGATTCTCATTTCCGGCATTTCTTCAATCAAGGCCGATACCACGAGGGGATTCAGCACACTCACGATCAAGTCTCGAGTTTCTGATCACTCGCTACAAGTAAAGGCTCATATTCTAGGAAAAATCACATCTACGCTGGCAAGGGAAAACATCGATGCATCTGCGCTTGAGATCTTCAATGGGATTCCGCTTGCAGACACTGAATTCAACTCGGCATCGCCTATAGACGTCCTACTAGGCACCGATTCTGTATGGGCTATTTTAGCCGGCAACAGGAAGCTGGATGCGCAAGGCAACATAATAGCTATTTCAACAATCTTTGGATGGGTTATCACATCGATTGCGTATCAAAATCCATCAATCACCACGTCATTTTTGTCTACAGTCGATATCCATGCTActctacaaaggttttgggaaatcgaggACTCCCAAATCACCACTCACCATGATCCTGAAAATGTTAAGGTTGAAGAGCATTTTCAAACCACGCACTCACGCGACTCCAAGGGAAGATACACCGTAGAGCTTCCATTCAAGGATGCAGATCCACAATTCACTGACACTCTGCAGGGAGCAACCCAACGCTTTGCTTCTGTGGAGCGCCGTCTACATAGAGACACAGATCTGCACTCACGGTATGTACAATTCATGCAAGAGTATATTTCTCTAGGCCACATGCGCCAATTGAACCCTGACGAAATTCTCACCAACGATGGAAGGGTATTCTACATGCCACATCACCCTGTACTTGGAAAGAAACTACGAGTAGTTTTTGACGGTTCATTCCAAGATTCTTCTGGTCAATCTTTAAACGACGCCCTGAACGTTGGGCCGAGCATTCAACGAAACCTGTTCGATGTATACGTACGCTTTCGTTTACATAAATACGTTTTTTCTGCGGACATTATCAAGATGTTCAGGCAAATTTGGATCAACAAGCTTCACCGCAACTATCAACGTATCGTTTGGAGAGAACATCCTTCAGCTCCACTTCTACATTACCAACTCTGCACTGTAACCTATGGCACTGCGGCGTGTGCACCATTTCTGGCTGTACGGGTTCTCGAGCAACTGGCCAGAGACTACCAACATTTGCATCCAACTGCTGCGCGCATTCTTCTTGAAGATTTCTACGTTGACGACGTTTTAACAGGAGCTGACACCGAGGAAAAGCTTCTACAATACAAACAAGAACTAATTCAACTAATGTCATGTGCTCAACTCGAGCTTGGAAAATGGATTTCCAACAGCAACCGCGTTGTCGACCCTGAGACAACAATCACAAACAATACATCATACAGTCCACTCGAAACTACGAACAAGGTTTTGGGAATTCATTGGCAACCGCACACGGACACATTGGCATACAAGGTATCTTTGCCCAGCGAGGGAAGGATTACAAAACGGCAAGTTTTATCAGACGTGTCTCGCATTTTCGACCCACTTGGATTGCTGGCTCCAGTGGttattcaattcaaaatcctgTTCCAAGAACTTTGGGTTCTCAACTTAGTCTGGGACAGCCCACTACCGCTCAGCCTGGAAGATTGGTATCTCAAATGCAAGCACGATATCAACACGCTCAATGAACTTGAGATTCCACGCTACATTGGCAACTCTACTGACACAATTGAATTGCACGCCTTCTCGGACGCATCTATAAAAGCctacgccgctgccgtttacAGTAGAGTCACTCTCCCTGATGGTAACATACAGGTTACTCTTATTGCTGCAAAGACTCGTGTTGCACCGCTCAAAACACAATCACTTCCACGCCTGGAATTGTGCGGCGCACTGCTACTAAGTCGACTCATCAACTCAGTCAAAGCTGCACTGAAAAACTACAACGTCACTGTTTACGCCTGGTGCGACTCTACCATTGTTTTGGCTTGGCTCTCGCACATACCTGCCAAACTAAAGACTTTCGTCGCAAACCGCACTGCCGAAATCCTCAGCATCATTCCACGAGATCACTGGCAACATGTCAAATCAGATGACAACCTTCCGAATTGA